From Cytophagales bacterium, a single genomic window includes:
- a CDS encoding AraC family transcriptional regulator — protein sequence MLCKNNIIQFIIEGELTLKQIAWKLGYSSVHHLSNQFRKVTNMTVSEFRKDPKMPPSTQRYLKKIFNLKRKKNIFYLLIKTI from the coding sequence ATATTGTGTAAAAATAATATAATACAATTTATAATTGAAGGAGAGCTTACATTAAAGCAGATCGCATGGAAATTAGGTTACAGCAGTGTGCATCATTTATCCAACCAATTTCGCAAGGTTACAAATATGACTGTAAGTGAATTCAGAAAAGACCCAAAAATGCCCCCCTCCACACAACGATACCTAAAAAAGATTTTCAACTTAAAAAGGAAAAAAAACATTTTTTATTTGCTAATAAAAACTATTTAA
- a CDS encoding glycerol-3-phosphate dehydrogenase/oxidase yields the protein MNLLSAYNRSSLLQKLSSHEFDLLVIGGGITGAGIALDAASRGFKTALVEKQDFAAGTSSRSTKLIHGGLRYLRQGEIALVREVSRERAIVYRNAPHLLVPEKILLPLIKNGDYGKFETSLGLWFYDMVAGVKKEERKKMLPIEQTLKSEPLLRKEILVGGCLFTEYRTDDARLTIEIIKTAVKYGAACINYCEVKDFIYENEVVSGVECDDLLSVDKNSSPAQNIFIIKAKQIINAAGPWVDKIRNNDTAHTLTPTRYSEQEKRLHLTKGVHLVVNHEKFPVKQAIYFPALTVGKDFANTRMIFAIPRGKATYIGTTDTDYNGSLENPVTNKQDADYLLNSVNYMFPAVKLSLPDVVSSWAGIRPLIHQKGKTPSEISRKDEIFISKSGLISIGGGKLTGYRKMAQRVVDIVNRNLHNSFGFPKVKCKTENIIINGGEIEEVTNYIQQVFEKINTYGLGHYQAEYLVRNYGLQCDFILEKFLELFNNQLSINNNQLIASRLDRDFAAAQLARAELWFTVNHESVFRLQDFFIRRTAMLYFDIQSMEKLLEPLLEDMKNYFGWTENESKSENVQIRKIIRNAIVFPN from the coding sequence ATGAACCTGCTTTCTGCGTATAACCGATCTTCCCTTCTACAAAAACTATCCTCCCATGAATTTGACCTGCTTGTGATCGGAGGAGGGATTACAGGTGCAGGCATTGCTTTGGACGCAGCTTCCAGAGGGTTCAAAACCGCGCTTGTAGAGAAACAGGATTTTGCAGCAGGTACCAGCAGCCGTTCCACCAAGCTTATCCATGGGGGCCTGAGATATCTAAGGCAAGGGGAAATAGCGCTTGTCAGGGAAGTAAGCAGGGAGAGAGCCATCGTATATCGCAATGCACCCCACCTGTTAGTTCCTGAAAAGATACTTTTACCATTGATAAAAAACGGAGACTATGGCAAATTTGAAACATCATTGGGATTGTGGTTCTATGATATGGTTGCAGGCGTAAAAAAAGAAGAACGCAAAAAAATGCTTCCTATAGAACAAACATTAAAAAGTGAACCCCTGCTTAGAAAGGAGATTCTAGTGGGCGGTTGCTTATTCACTGAGTACCGTACAGATGACGCCCGGCTAACCATTGAAATAATTAAAACGGCAGTTAAATATGGCGCTGCCTGTATCAATTATTGCGAAGTTAAGGACTTTATTTATGAGAATGAAGTAGTATCGGGAGTTGAGTGTGATGATTTGCTTTCTGTAGATAAAAATAGTAGCCCGGCTCAAAATATTTTTATTATCAAGGCTAAACAAATAATAAATGCTGCAGGGCCCTGGGTTGATAAGATCCGGAATAATGATACAGCACACACGCTAACTCCCACGAGGTATTCAGAACAAGAAAAGCGATTGCATCTTACCAAGGGAGTACATCTTGTAGTTAACCATGAGAAGTTTCCAGTCAAACAAGCTATTTATTTTCCTGCTCTTACAGTAGGTAAGGATTTTGCTAATACAAGAATGATATTTGCCATCCCGCGGGGCAAAGCTACCTATATCGGAACCACTGATACTGATTATAATGGAAGCCTTGAAAATCCCGTTACAAACAAACAAGATGCTGATTACCTGCTTAATTCAGTCAATTATATGTTCCCGGCAGTTAAGCTTTCTCTTCCGGATGTTGTTTCAAGCTGGGCAGGCATCAGGCCCTTGATTCACCAGAAGGGGAAGACTCCATCAGAGATATCACGGAAAGATGAAATTTTTATCTCAAAAAGCGGCTTAATATCTATAGGAGGCGGCAAGCTTACCGGTTATAGAAAAATGGCTCAAAGGGTGGTAGATATTGTAAATAGAAACCTGCATAATTCTTTTGGTTTTCCTAAGGTAAAATGTAAGACAGAAAATATTATTATAAATGGCGGAGAAATAGAGGAAGTTACAAACTACATCCAACAAGTTTTCGAAAAAATAAATACCTACGGTTTGGGGCATTATCAGGCAGAATACCTTGTACGAAATTATGGGTTGCAATGTGATTTTATCCTTGAAAAATTTCTGGAATTGTTCAATAATCAATTATCAATAAACAATAATCAATTGATAGCCTCCCGACTAGATCGGGATTTCGCTGCCGCTCAACTTGCAAGAGCAGAATTATGGTTTACTGTCAATCATGAGTCAGTCTTCAGGCTGCAGGATTTTTTTATAAGGCGTACTGCTATGCTTTATTTTGACATTCAGTCAATGGAAAAACTTTTAGAGCCTCTTTTGGAGGATATGAAAAATTATTTTGGCTGGACTGAAAATGAATCTAAATCTGAAAATGTACAGATCAGAAAGATTATTCGCAATGCAATTGTTTTTCCTAATTAG
- a CDS encoding aminotransferase IV — MPKYCFFNGKIVSPNNPKIALNDLGVIRGYGIFDYLRTYNGKPFLLDKYIERFQNSAKQMQLPLPYSEQELAGIVNELLEKNKIAAAGIRLVITGGVSEDNYNIGKPVFYILIEDVHTYPDKWYKEGMKLMTHDHCRVFPEIKLTNYITAIRLQPVLRQKEMHDILYVYDNKVLETTRSNFFIFKNDTLITPKNNVLIGRTRNCILDLAKNDFKIEQRDIEKVELSEADEAFITSSSQKVMPVVKIDDILVGKGKVGANTRRVMELFGQFTSGY, encoded by the coding sequence ATGCCCAAATACTGTTTCTTCAATGGCAAAATAGTTTCGCCCAACAACCCTAAGATTGCCTTGAACGATCTGGGGGTGATCCGGGGTTACGGCATCTTCGATTATCTGAGGACTTACAATGGAAAACCATTTTTGCTGGATAAATATATAGAGCGTTTCCAAAATTCAGCGAAGCAGATGCAACTTCCATTGCCATATTCAGAACAGGAATTAGCTGGTATAGTTAACGAACTTTTAGAAAAAAATAAAATAGCTGCAGCTGGCATACGGTTAGTAATTACGGGAGGTGTTTCAGAAGACAATTATAATATAGGCAAACCTGTATTTTATATTCTTATAGAAGATGTTCATACCTATCCTGACAAGTGGTATAAAGAAGGGATGAAATTAATGACACATGATCATTGCAGGGTTTTCCCGGAGATCAAGCTTACCAATTATATCACGGCAATCAGGCTGCAGCCAGTATTAAGGCAAAAAGAAATGCACGATATTCTTTATGTTTATGATAACAAGGTGCTGGAAACAACCAGAAGTAACTTTTTTATTTTTAAAAATGATACTTTGATCACTCCCAAAAATAATGTGCTTATTGGCAGGACAAGAAATTGTATTTTAGACCTTGCTAAAAATGATTTCAAAATAGAACAAAGAGATATTGAAAAAGTCGAATTATCCGAAGCCGATGAGGCATTCATCACAAGCAGTTCCCAAAAAGTGATGCCAGTGGTTAAGATTGATGATATTCTTGTGGGTAAAGGTAAGGTGGGGGCAAATACGAGACGGGTTATGGAGTTGTTTGGACAATTTACATCAGGTTATTGA
- the mdh gene encoding malate dehydrogenase, which produces MKVTVVGAGNVGATCADVLASREIGNQVLLLDIKEGLAEGKALDIWQKAPINVYDTRTIGITNDYSRTAGSDVVVITSGMPRKPGMSRDDLISINAGIVKQVTENVIKHSPDSIIVVVSNPLDVMTYCTHLTSKKPREKVFGMAGILDTARYRAFLADEINCSPKDIQAVLMGGHGDTMVPLPRYTTVAGIPVTELVAKDKLDAIIERTKMGGGEIVKLLGTSAWYAPGAAAAQMVEAIVRDQKRIFPVCVKLDGEYGIDDCYLGVPVILGKKGIEKFIELKLNNEEKAMLESSRQHVKEVMAVLDKMAIEA; this is translated from the coding sequence ATGAAAGTAACCGTAGTAGGCGCAGGTAACGTGGGCGCTACCTGTGCAGATGTATTAGCATCCCGTGAGATCGGCAACCAGGTATTGCTGCTCGACATCAAAGAGGGGCTTGCTGAAGGCAAGGCCCTGGACATCTGGCAAAAAGCCCCGATCAATGTGTATGACACACGCACCATTGGAATTACCAATGACTATTCAAGAACTGCAGGTTCAGATGTAGTAGTGATCACATCGGGTATGCCAAGAAAACCGGGTATGTCGCGCGATGACCTTATTTCTATCAATGCAGGTATTGTAAAGCAGGTCACCGAAAATGTTATAAAGCATTCACCTGATTCGATCATTGTGGTAGTATCAAACCCGCTGGACGTGATGACCTACTGCACACATTTGACCTCAAAAAAACCCCGCGAGAAAGTTTTTGGTATGGCAGGTATATTGGATACGGCAAGATACAGGGCATTTTTAGCAGATGAAATTAATTGCTCACCCAAAGATATTCAGGCAGTTTTGATGGGCGGCCATGGTGATACGATGGTTCCGCTGCCAAGATATACTACCGTTGCAGGCATCCCTGTCACTGAGCTGGTCGCTAAAGATAAATTAGATGCCATTATTGAAAGAACAAAAATGGGCGGTGGCGAGATCGTAAAATTATTAGGCACATCAGCCTGGTATGCTCCCGGTGCCGCAGCAGCTCAAATGGTAGAAGCAATAGTAAGAGACCAAAAAAGGATATTCCCGGTATGTGTTAAATTAGATGGAGAATATGGCATAGATGATTGCTATTTAGGAGTACCGGTGATATTGGGTAAAAAAGGCATTGAAAAGTTCATTGAATTAAAGCTCAATAATGAAGAAAAAGCGATGCTTGAAAGCTCCAGGCAGCATGTGAAAGAAGTGATGGCGGTGCTGGATAAAATGGCGATTGAAGCATAA
- a CDS encoding cyclic nucleotide-binding domain-containing protein: MKNPFRKSYSVKEMNLFRFLTRSKLFEKLSNDELAPFLPHLHLRRFKCQEVIFFRGDPAQAFYLIKSGVISLNLDIKDKFEILTRLRSGAFGEGALMQNTKRSYNAIVESDSCELYIIPQANFFEVFDHNVIIKAKVLNSLAELYHQYNTNLFRAYKSSYGFFEVNKIYKMEDG, encoded by the coding sequence ATGAAGAATCCATTTAGAAAGTCTTATTCTGTTAAAGAGATGAACTTGTTTAGATTTTTAACAAGGAGCAAACTATTCGAAAAGCTCTCAAATGATGAGTTAGCGCCATTTTTACCTCACCTGCACTTAAGAAGATTCAAATGCCAGGAAGTAATATTTTTTAGAGGTGACCCGGCCCAGGCATTCTACCTTATCAAATCCGGTGTAATATCTCTTAATCTGGACATAAAAGACAAGTTTGAAATTTTAACGAGGTTAAGATCAGGGGCTTTTGGAGAAGGTGCACTTATGCAAAACACAAAAAGGAGCTATAACGCCATTGTTGAATCGGATAGTTGCGAGCTTTATATAATTCCCCAAGCAAATTTTTTTGAGGTCTTTGACCATAACGTTATTATAAAAGCCAAAGTATTAAATTCATTAGCCGAATTATATCATCAATACAATACAAATCTTTTTAGGGCTTATAAATCATCTTATGGTTTTTTTGAGGTGAATAAGATTTATAAGATGGAAGATGGATGA
- the tilS gene encoding tRNA lysidine(34) synthetase TilS, with product MLDKFLKFISKNQLFTKKDKLLAAVSGGVDSVVLCDLLHRTGFNFAIAHCNFRLRGKESDGDETFVKALAQKYKVDFYVEHFNTAHYAKKEKISLQMAARILRYEWFGKISPHLTPSPPESEKRGIGETERRKIKRSDSYRITDSPIHPFTYSILLTAHHQNDVLETMLLNLTKGTGIAGLHGIQVKSKLASYFSGTIIRPILFAQKEEILLYAKKKTLKWREDSSNKSNKYQRNLIRNKVIPLLKKINPNLETTIQATVEKVSAVENVFKMYIDKVRKEVLRNDPNEDYIDIKKIKKIESSPNFYFTETLPRQVGISTSFQHATSLQNQNLVPIILSELLKPYNFGYEITLQIINALDSEPGRKFESPTHTLVKDRTELIIIKNFIPSARDTEPRRFSIVKKSQRSFQHGGLKYQISVLKTRDNNFKIREPKHIASLDYDKLKFPLVLRKWKEGDWFCPLGMNKKKKKLSDFLIDEKIPLNLKNKVWVLTSPTEPGSTDGPIIWVINYRIDERFKITEMTKKAYIIAKRK from the coding sequence ATGCTTGACAAATTTCTAAAATTCATTTCTAAAAACCAATTATTCACAAAAAAAGACAAGCTACTCGCTGCCGTGAGCGGGGGAGTTGATTCGGTGGTTTTGTGCGATTTGCTACATAGGACAGGATTCAACTTTGCTATTGCTCATTGTAATTTCAGATTAAGAGGCAAAGAATCTGATGGTGACGAAACATTTGTTAAGGCTTTAGCTCAAAAATATAAAGTTGATTTTTATGTTGAACATTTCAATACAGCGCATTATGCGAAGAAAGAAAAAATATCCCTGCAAATGGCTGCTCGTATTCTGAGGTATGAGTGGTTTGGGAAGATCAGCCCCCACCTAACCCCAAGCCCACCTGAATCGGAGAAACGGGGAATCGGAGAAACGGAGAGAAGAAAAATTAAGCGATCCGATAGCTATCGGATCACCGATTCACCGATTCACCCATTCACCTATTCGATTCTTTTAACAGCCCACCATCAAAATGATGTGCTTGAAACGATGCTTCTTAACCTTACAAAAGGAACAGGTATAGCTGGTTTGCACGGTATTCAAGTTAAAAGTAAGCTTGCTTCGTATTTTTCGGGAACTATTATAAGGCCAATATTATTTGCTCAAAAAGAAGAAATACTTCTTTACGCTAAGAAAAAAACGCTAAAATGGCGCGAAGACAGCTCTAACAAATCAAACAAATACCAAAGAAATCTTATCCGAAACAAGGTTATACCGCTGCTCAAAAAGATCAATCCCAACTTAGAAACAACCATACAGGCTACGGTAGAGAAAGTGAGCGCAGTAGAAAATGTTTTTAAGATGTATATTGACAAAGTTAGAAAGGAAGTTTTAAGAAATGATCCAAATGAGGATTATATAGATATTAAAAAAATAAAGAAAATAGAAAGTTCACCAAATTTCTATTTTACAGAGACGTTGCCCCGACAAGTCGGGATTTCCACTTCGTTCCAACATGCAACGTCTCTGCAAAATCAAAATCTTGTGCCAATCATTCTTTCCGAATTATTAAAACCCTATAATTTTGGTTATGAGATAACCTTACAGATAATTAATGCACTGGACAGTGAACCGGGAAGGAAATTTGAATCACCTACTCATACTTTGGTAAAAGACCGTACGGAACTGATCATTATAAAAAATTTTATCCCGAGCGCTCGGGATACTGAACCTCGAAGGTTCAGTATAGTTAAAAAATCCCAAAGATCGTTTCAACATGGTGGCCTTAAGTACCAAATTTCAGTCCTGAAAACCCGGGATAATAACTTTAAGATCAGGGAGCCAAAACATATTGCATCTCTTGACTATGACAAATTAAAATTCCCGTTGGTCCTTCGAAAATGGAAGGAAGGCGACTGGTTTTGTCCCTTAGGTATGAATAAAAAGAAAAAAAAACTCAGTGATTTTTTGATTGATGAGAAAATTCCCTTAAACTTGAAAAATAAAGTTTGGGTGTTGACTTCCCCGACAGAACCTGGATCAACTGACGGCCCAATTATCTGGGTGATCAACTATAGGATTGATGAACGGTTTAAGATTACTGAGATGACTAAAAAAGCGTATATTATTGCAAAGAGAAAGTAG
- a CDS encoding DUF2281 domain-containing protein: protein MNIETKKLEIINWIIQLKDFSIVQEILKVKEKKSQSSNVTKRTFGCGKGIFTYVSKDFDEPLDDFKDYMP from the coding sequence ATGAACATTGAAACAAAAAAATTAGAGATCATCAATTGGATCATACAATTAAAAGATTTTTCTATTGTTCAGGAAATCTTAAAAGTGAAAGAAAAAAAATCTCAATCATCAAATGTAACAAAAAGAACGTTTGGGTGTGGTAAAGGTATTTTCACATATGTGTCTAAAGATTTTGATGAGCCTCTAGATGATTTTAAAGACTATATGCCATGA
- a CDS encoding tetratricopeptide repeat protein — protein sequence MCNIFTEIKTGITPIIKMSITTKHRTRSAQTGALVAERESCNKFIWIFLSFFLISYSDTFAEQSPLNKNDLTGQAKIDSLLIVLKTAKDTNRVRVLNALCWEYRPIDPDKALYYGKRGLALGKKLSYKSGIAGSLNNLGSVYLFQGSYEKAIKYFQQAGKISGKLGNKQLIAANLNDIGVAYMYQGNYVKSLNFFIKSLNIREELGNTQKVAASLGNVGIVYFYLGNYEKAIEYYLQCLDTARELGDKQLICGTLNNIGAAYQSIAKYEKAIDYYRQSLKLAEELGNKQLIAANLGNMGYVYEKQENYQKAIKSRQKALKVEGKLGEKHVIANNLYNLGRVYNALGNFEKALYYSKKSLSIAKEIGSKNLIKGNYWQLSETYATENNYKKAYQYHLLYSQMKDSLFNAEKSEAIGKTVGRYEAEKEQRERELKEKAEAAAAAKVQAHLNVIYYSAIAAFLVLLFFIILFSGRFAIPIVMAKSVVFVGVILLFEFILVLIEPMVEYYTSGNPALMVVINSSLALLILPLHNFLVNKLVQRVTKMKVARRKIMRKSK from the coding sequence ATGTGTAATATTTTTACGGAAATTAAAACTGGCATAACGCCAATTATAAAAATGAGCATTACAACAAAACACCGTACCCGCAGCGCCCAAACTGGTGCCCTTGTTGCAGAGAGAGAGTCCTGTAATAAATTTATTTGGATATTTTTAAGTTTCTTTTTAATCAGCTATTCAGACACCTTTGCTGAGCAATCCCCATTAAATAAAAACGATTTAACGGGGCAGGCAAAAATAGACAGCCTCCTGATCGTTCTTAAAACTGCCAAAGATACAAACAGAGTACGCGTGCTTAATGCCTTATGCTGGGAATACAGACCCATTGACCCTGATAAAGCCCTTTATTACGGAAAGCGAGGATTAGCCTTAGGGAAAAAATTAAGCTATAAATCCGGAATTGCAGGCAGCTTAAATAATCTTGGTAGCGTATATCTGTTTCAAGGCAGCTACGAAAAAGCAATAAAATATTTCCAACAAGCAGGAAAAATAAGTGGCAAACTGGGAAACAAACAACTTATTGCAGCAAACTTAAACGATATCGGGGTTGCTTATATGTATCAGGGCAACTACGTAAAATCCCTTAATTTTTTCATCAAATCCCTTAACATTCGAGAAGAATTAGGAAATACGCAGAAAGTTGCGGCAAGCTTAGGCAATGTTGGCATTGTTTATTTTTACCTGGGCAACTACGAAAAAGCAATAGAATATTACCTGCAATGTTTAGATACAGCCAGAGAATTGGGTGACAAACAATTAATTTGCGGAACGTTGAATAATATCGGTGCAGCTTACCAGTCGATAGCTAAATACGAAAAAGCCATAGACTATTACCGGCAATCATTAAAATTAGCGGAAGAGTTAGGGAACAAACAATTAATTGCAGCAAATCTGGGAAATATGGGGTATGTTTATGAAAAACAGGAAAATTATCAAAAAGCAATTAAATCCCGGCAAAAAGCTTTGAAAGTAGAAGGAAAGCTCGGAGAAAAACACGTAATTGCAAACAATTTGTATAATTTGGGTAGAGTTTATAACGCATTGGGCAATTTTGAAAAGGCTTTATATTACAGCAAAAAAAGTCTATCTATTGCAAAAGAAATAGGTTCAAAAAATCTTATTAAAGGTAATTACTGGCAGCTCTCAGAAACCTATGCTACCGAAAATAATTACAAAAAAGCCTACCAATACCACCTACTCTATTCCCAAATGAAAGACTCCCTTTTCAACGCAGAAAAATCAGAAGCCATAGGCAAAACAGTGGGCCGCTATGAGGCGGAAAAAGAGCAAAGAGAGCGTGAGCTGAAGGAAAAGGCAGAGGCAGCAGCAGCAGCAAAGGTACAGGCACACCTGAACGTGATATATTATTCGGCCATCGCGGCTTTTTTGGTCCTATTATTCTTCATAATACTCTTTTCCGGGAGGTTTGCCATCCCTATAGTTATGGCTAAAAGCGTGGTTTTTGTAGGAGTTATTTTGTTGTTTGAGTTTATATTAGTACTGATCGAACCTATGGTAGAATATTATACAAGCGGAAACCCGGCTCTAATGGTTGTTATCAACAGCAGCCTGGCTTTGTTGATATTGCCTCTACACAATTTTTTGGTGAACAAGCTCGTTCAGCGGGTAACTAAGATGAAAGTGGCGAGGAGGAAAATCATGAGAAAATCCAAATAA
- the bamD gene encoding outer membrane protein assembly factor BamD: MSHIKRHLIISKLSNGANIFFLSFLCLIFFSCSEFQKIQKSDQLSVRYDAAIKYFEDGDYTKAGILLEELIPIIRGKKEAEKTQFYYAYCHYHQRQLVLAAYYFKNFYQTYPRSEYVEESMYMHTLSLYESSPKYNLDQTDTYKALEVIQLFVNKYPNSKHVDECNDFVDKLRVKLESKAYELAKLYYNLRYYKSAVIAFSNFNKDFPNSNYNEELAYLKIDAQYNLARISVEKKKKERLYKTIQYYENFIDLYVDSRYVKSAENIYDSCVHLIGNIKNT, translated from the coding sequence ATGAGCCATATAAAACGACATTTAATAATAAGTAAATTATCTAACGGGGCAAACATATTTTTCCTGTCATTTTTATGCTTGATATTTTTTTCCTGCAGCGAGTTCCAGAAGATACAAAAAAGTGATCAGCTAAGTGTAAGGTATGATGCAGCGATAAAATATTTCGAAGATGGGGATTATACTAAAGCAGGGATACTTTTGGAAGAATTAATTCCGATAATACGGGGGAAAAAGGAAGCCGAAAAAACCCAATTTTATTACGCTTACTGCCATTATCATCAACGTCAGCTTGTTTTAGCTGCCTATTATTTTAAAAACTTTTATCAAACCTATCCAAGGAGCGAATATGTGGAGGAAAGTATGTATATGCATACACTGTCTCTTTACGAGAGCTCGCCTAAATACAATTTAGACCAGACTGATACATATAAAGCCCTTGAAGTGATCCAGTTGTTTGTAAATAAATATCCAAATAGCAAGCATGTAGATGAATGTAATGACTTCGTAGATAAGTTAAGAGTTAAGCTTGAAAGTAAAGCTTATGAACTGGCAAAGTTATATTATAACCTGAGGTATTATAAATCTGCTGTGATAGCATTTTCAAATTTTAATAAAGATTTTCCCAATTCAAACTATAATGAAGAGCTGGCTTACCTGAAGATTGATGCCCAATATAATTTAGCCAGGATCAGTGTTGAAAAAAAGAAAAAGGAGCGGCTATATAAAACGATCCAATATTACGAAAATTTTATAGACCTTTATGTTGATAGCAGGTATGTAAAATCAGCAGAGAATATATATGATTCCTGTGTTCATCTGATTGGTAATATCAAAAATACTTAA
- a CDS encoding DNA-directed RNA polymerase subunit omega — protein MAKTSKAIIITRDIDQIAEPTGNVYDSINIISKRAGQISSKVKEELHAKLAEFASTVDNLEEIFENREQIEISKFYERIPKPATVAVEEFLENKIMHRKPGEDTDEDKNKEDKEIKENKDTGEKGNKELKK, from the coding sequence ATGGCAAAAACATCAAAAGCAATAATAATTACAAGAGATATTGACCAGATTGCCGAGCCAACTGGTAATGTTTATGATTCTATTAATATTATTTCAAAAAGGGCAGGCCAGATATCGTCAAAGGTTAAAGAAGAGCTGCATGCAAAGTTAGCTGAATTTGCTTCTACTGTAGATAATCTTGAAGAGATCTTTGAAAACAGGGAGCAGATAGAAATTTCGAAATTCTATGAGCGGATACCTAAGCCTGCAACTGTAGCGGTGGAAGAATTCCTGGAAAATAAGATCATGCATAGAAAACCCGGTGAGGACACAGATGAGGATAAAAACAAAGAGGATAAGGAAATAAAAGAAAATAAAGACACTGGGGAGAAAGGAAATAAGGAATTAAAGAAATAG
- the coaBC gene encoding bifunctional phosphopantothenoylcysteine decarboxylase/phosphopantothenate--cysteine ligase CoaBC, which yields MVFCNKKIIVGVCGSIAAYKTAWLIRLLIKAGAEVQVIMTRAASKFVTPLTLSTLSKKPVLTDFIKSKTGLWNDHVALGLWADAFIVAPASANTLAKLAGGICDNLLNAVYLSARCPVFFAPAMDLDMYQHPSTQNNLKKLTAFRNHIIDPDFGELASGLTGIGRMAEPENIFSFVEQYLNTSKDLKGKKVLITAGPTQEAIDPVRYLSNHSSGKMGFAIAENMADKGASVMLISGPTQLNAKNKNIKLTKVTSADEMYEKALNVFPKIDIAVLAAAVADYAPVNRAENKIRKNNQEITVKMHKTMDTAATLGKNKKSNQIIVGFALETENELEHAQQKLKKKNFDLIVLNSLNDKGAGFGHDTNKITIIHKNNKTREFELKSKEEVAEDIVGEIVKLLNC from the coding sequence ATGGTATTCTGTAATAAAAAGATCATTGTAGGTGTATGCGGGAGCATTGCTGCTTACAAAACTGCCTGGTTGATAAGGCTTTTAATAAAAGCAGGGGCAGAGGTTCAGGTAATAATGACACGGGCTGCCTCTAAATTTGTTACACCGCTTACGTTATCTACCCTCTCAAAAAAACCCGTATTAACAGACTTCATAAAAAGTAAAACCGGTTTATGGAATGATCATGTAGCGCTGGGTCTGTGGGCTGATGCCTTTATTGTTGCCCCTGCCAGCGCCAATACCTTGGCGAAATTGGCCGGTGGTATTTGTGATAATCTGCTCAACGCAGTTTATTTATCCGCCAGGTGCCCTGTGTTTTTTGCTCCTGCAATGGACCTGGATATGTACCAACATCCTTCAACTCAAAATAATCTAAAAAAGCTCACTGCATTTCGCAATCATATCATTGATCCTGATTTTGGAGAATTGGCAAGCGGATTGACCGGAATTGGTAGAATGGCCGAACCTGAAAATATTTTTTCTTTTGTTGAACAATATTTGAATACTTCGAAAGATCTAAAAGGCAAAAAAGTATTGATAACAGCAGGTCCTACCCAGGAGGCGATTGACCCCGTAAGGTACTTAAGTAATCATTCAAGCGGTAAAATGGGATTTGCAATAGCTGAAAATATGGCTGATAAGGGTGCCAGCGTCATGTTGATAAGTGGACCTACACAACTGAACGCTAAAAATAAAAATATAAAGCTGACAAAAGTTACATCTGCTGATGAAATGTATGAAAAAGCGCTGAACGTTTTCCCTAAAATTGATATTGCCGTGCTTGCAGCTGCAGTAGCAGATTATGCTCCGGTAAACAGGGCTGAAAATAAAATCAGGAAAAATAATCAAGAGATCACAGTAAAAATGCACAAAACAATGGACACTGCTGCAACGTTGGGAAAAAATAAAAAGTCAAATCAAATCATTGTAGGTTTTGCCCTGGAGACTGAAAATGAACTGGAGCATGCTCAACAAAAGCTAAAAAAGAAAAACTTTGATCTCATTGTGTTAAATTCCCTGAACGATAAGGGTGCCGGCTTCGGACATGATACCAACAAAATAACAATCATCCACAAAAATAATAAAACCCGCGAATTTGAGTTAAAATCTAAAGAAGAAGTTGCTGAGGATATTGTAGGGGAAATTGTTAAATTGTTGAATTGTTAA